One genomic window of Cellulophaga sp. Hel_I_12 includes the following:
- a CDS encoding sulfite exporter TauE/SafE family protein — MMLSTENLILLCLGFFVVATLYSSVGFGGGSSYLALLTLFFASFFVIRSIALLCNLVVVSTSTYLYFKHGHAKLKDFLPFVVTSIPLAYVGASFTLSENVFFVILGISLIISALALAWQTFRKTSSAIKNYPSYFSYSIGGAIGLLSGLVGIGGGIFLAPILNHFKWSLPIKIAALASFFILVNSVSGLVGLFHAGTLVLPWKEAIILIIVVFLGGQLGIRISLKKLTPNGIKRVTALLVLVVGLRVLLKNGLEVL, encoded by the coding sequence ATGATGCTAAGCACTGAAAACTTAATATTGCTTTGTTTAGGGTTTTTTGTTGTGGCTACCTTATACTCTTCGGTTGGTTTTGGTGGAGGCTCTAGTTATTTGGCTTTGTTGACCTTATTTTTTGCGAGTTTTTTTGTCATACGCTCCATTGCTTTACTGTGTAATTTAGTGGTAGTGAGTACCAGTACCTATTTGTATTTTAAACACGGTCATGCGAAGCTCAAAGACTTTCTCCCATTTGTTGTTACTAGTATTCCTTTGGCCTATGTTGGGGCTAGCTTTACATTAAGTGAAAATGTGTTTTTTGTCATTCTAGGGATTTCTTTAATCATTTCAGCCTTGGCCTTGGCATGGCAAACCTTTCGTAAAACAAGCTCAGCTATAAAAAATTATCCGTCTTATTTTAGTTATAGTATAGGGGGGGCTATTGGTTTATTATCAGGTTTGGTGGGCATTGGAGGGGGTATTTTTCTAGCCCCTATTTTAAATCATTTTAAATGGAGTCTTCCCATAAAAATTGCGGCTTTGGCCAGTTTTTTTATTTTGGTAAATTCGGTTTCAGGTTTGGTAGGTTTGTTTCATGCAGGCACCTTGGTTTTGCCCTGGAAAGAGGCTATTATTTTAATAATCGTTGTTTTTTTAGGGGGGCAATTGGGCATTAGAATTAGCTTAAAAAAATTGACGCCCAACGGTATTAAAAGAGTAACGGCACTGCTAGTTTTAGTCGTTGGTTTAAGAGTATTATTAAAAAACGGATTAGAAGTATTATGA
- a CDS encoding amidohydrolase family protein, whose translation MKKHICTLMLFCCASIAFAQQTPAPKQTQAISIEGATAHLGNGQVIDNALLMFENGKITFIGSANAKIARNGTVINATGKHIYPGFIAPTKSLGLVEVDAVRASVDEDEIGDMIPHVRSLIAYNAESKVVESMRPNGVLIGQITPQGGRISGTSSIVQFDAWNWEDAALKVDDGIHMNWPNAFRQGRWWAGEERGFKPNDNYKKELDDISVFLKNATAYSQSTAKEENLAFKAMQGLFSGTQKLFIYADGEREIIDAITLAKAHGIKEIVLVGGYEAYKITDFLKAHNIPVLANFTHNIPEHEDEDYDLPYKNPKLLIDAGLLVGMQNADKANFQTRNLPFYAGQVVGQGLDKEVALQMITGNNAKILGIDADYGTLEVGKSATLFVSEGDALDMRTNLLSHAYIDGRAISLETHQTELWKRYMGKYQGE comes from the coding sequence ATGAAAAAACACATATGTACTCTCATGCTGTTTTGCTGTGCAAGCATTGCTTTTGCACAACAAACACCAGCACCAAAACAAACTCAAGCCATAAGTATTGAAGGTGCTACAGCGCATTTAGGAAATGGGCAGGTTATAGACAACGCCCTTTTGATGTTTGAAAACGGCAAAATTACCTTTATAGGTAGTGCCAATGCAAAAATTGCACGAAATGGTACGGTCATCAATGCAACTGGAAAACATATTTATCCCGGTTTTATTGCTCCTACCAAATCTTTAGGATTGGTCGAAGTAGATGCCGTTCGTGCCAGTGTAGATGAAGATGAAATTGGGGACATGATTCCGCACGTTCGCAGTTTAATCGCTTATAATGCAGAATCTAAGGTCGTTGAAAGTATGCGCCCAAATGGTGTCTTAATTGGTCAAATTACGCCACAAGGTGGGCGTATTTCGGGCACCTCTTCGATCGTACAGTTTGATGCTTGGAACTGGGAAGACGCAGCACTAAAAGTAGACGATGGCATTCATATGAATTGGCCAAATGCTTTTCGACAAGGGCGTTGGTGGGCTGGCGAAGAGCGCGGCTTTAAACCTAATGACAACTATAAGAAAGAACTAGATGACATTAGCGTGTTTTTAAAAAATGCTACCGCTTACAGCCAATCAACTGCAAAAGAAGAAAACTTAGCCTTCAAGGCCATGCAAGGTTTGTTTAGTGGTACCCAAAAGCTATTTATTTATGCTGATGGTGAACGCGAAATTATTGACGCCATTACCTTAGCAAAAGCGCATGGTATAAAAGAAATAGTACTTGTTGGTGGCTATGAAGCCTACAAAATAACCGATTTTTTAAAAGCACATAATATTCCGGTATTGGCCAATTTCACGCATAACATACCAGAACATGAAGATGAAGATTATGATTTGCCATATAAAAATCCAAAATTATTGATAGATGCCGGACTTTTAGTAGGCATGCAAAACGCAGATAAAGCTAATTTTCAGACTAGAAACCTACCCTTTTATGCCGGACAAGTCGTTGGTCAAGGACTAGATAAAGAAGTGGCACTACAGATGATCACAGGTAACAATGCTAAAATTTTAGGAATTGACGCCGATTATGGCACCTTAGAAGTTGGTAAAAGCGCTACCCTTTTTGTATCAGAAGGTGATGCTTTAGACATGCGAACCAACCTCTTAAGCCATGCTTATATTGACGGAAGGGCTATATCATTAGAAACCCACCAAACTGAACTTTGGAAACGTTATATGGGAAAATACCAAGGGGAATAA
- a CDS encoding amidohydrolase family protein, whose protein sequence is MKMRLLVLTLLWCTGSMFGQDYFPKNDGVKSKNNNYTALTNAKIFVTPTQVIENGTLLIQNGKIVQVGNSVTIPKNTVTIDLSGKSIYPSFIDLYSDFGVEKPKRSTGGGRNAQYEPSREGFYWNDHIMPENNALTAFKYDDKKAKDLREAGFGVVNTHIQDGIARGTGVLITLNSEETDATRVIDGKSAQYFSLDRSVLSSQAYPSSLMGTTALLRQMYSDMSWYAQGNSSTKDRSLEALIANKNLVQIFEAKDKKNDVLADKIGDANGVQYVIVAGGDEYENIQDIKATNAKYIVTLDFPNAYDVSNPYQAGYVSLADMRYWNQAPSNPKAMADNGIAFSFTMHDSKSAAKFKENLLKAITYGLSETKALEALTTIPAQILGKSAQIGSLQAGSYANFLITSGPIFDKNTTLYENWVQGNKSIVNDINLKDIRGDYDLTAGGNTYQLAISGEISKPKVEVKQDTIKLKSKLSYADNWIDLSFSTDEGEKMYRMTGVAAKNSEDISGRLILPTGRESAFKAVKTKSFTEKEKEEKATEAPKVMPVSYPNIGYGNTTKPSQETILFKNATVWTGENDGVLKNTDVLVKNGKISKIGTNLSSSGAKIVDATGKHVTAGIIDEHTHIALSSVNEGGQNSSAEVTMEDVVDNEDMNIYHNLAGGVTSAQLLHGSANPIGGRSAIIKLKWGESADKMIYNNSPKFIKFALGENVKQSNWGSFSRFPQTRMGVEQVFINYFQRAKEYDALKKSGKPFRYDQEMEVLAEILNGERFISCHSYVQSEINMLMKVADKFNFKINTFTHILEGYKVADKMAEHGVGGSTFSDWWAYKYEVNDAIPYNAAIMHSQGITVAINSDDREMSRRLNQEAGKIVKYGGVSEEEAWKMVTINPAKLLHIDDRTGSIKEGKDADLVLWSDHPLSIYAKAEKTVIDGTVYFDIDRDKQQREAILNERNTLINMMLTEKEGGKPTQKPMKKDKEEFNCDSMTYSSN, encoded by the coding sequence ATGAAAATGAGACTTCTCGTGCTCACCTTGTTATGGTGCACCGGCTCTATGTTTGGACAAGATTATTTCCCCAAAAATGATGGAGTAAAATCAAAAAACAATAATTACACCGCCCTTACAAATGCTAAAATATTTGTAACCCCTACTCAGGTCATTGAAAATGGAACCCTACTCATTCAAAATGGGAAAATTGTACAAGTAGGTAACTCAGTTACCATCCCAAAGAATACGGTAACGATTGATCTCAGCGGAAAATCTATCTACCCTTCTTTTATTGATTTGTATTCTGATTTTGGCGTTGAAAAGCCTAAAAGATCTACTGGTGGAGGTAGAAATGCACAATATGAACCTTCTCGTGAGGGTTTTTATTGGAATGACCACATCATGCCAGAAAATAATGCTTTAACAGCGTTCAAATACGATGATAAAAAAGCAAAAGATTTACGTGAAGCTGGTTTTGGTGTTGTAAACACGCACATTCAAGATGGTATAGCACGTGGAACAGGTGTTTTAATTACCTTAAATAGCGAAGAAACTGATGCAACTCGTGTTATTGACGGCAAATCTGCACAATATTTTTCACTAGATCGAAGTGTTTTATCGAGTCAAGCCTACCCAAGCTCTCTTATGGGAACTACGGCTTTGCTGCGTCAAATGTACAGCGACATGAGCTGGTATGCTCAAGGAAACTCCAGCACTAAAGACCGTTCTCTAGAAGCTTTAATAGCCAATAAAAATCTAGTTCAAATTTTTGAAGCGAAAGACAAAAAAAATGATGTATTAGCCGATAAAATTGGTGATGCCAATGGAGTTCAATATGTGATCGTTGCCGGTGGTGACGAATATGAAAACATTCAAGATATTAAAGCTACCAACGCTAAATATATAGTGACTTTAGATTTTCCAAATGCCTACGATGTTTCTAATCCCTATCAAGCGGGTTATGTTTCTTTAGCCGATATGCGCTATTGGAATCAAGCACCAAGTAATCCTAAGGCCATGGCGGATAATGGTATTGCATTTTCGTTTACCATGCACGATTCTAAATCAGCGGCAAAATTTAAAGAAAATTTATTAAAAGCAATCACTTACGGCCTTTCAGAAACAAAGGCTTTAGAAGCTTTGACTACCATCCCCGCTCAAATTTTAGGGAAAAGTGCTCAAATAGGCTCATTACAAGCTGGTAGTTATGCTAATTTTTTAATTACCTCTGGTCCTATTTTTGATAAAAACACAACGCTCTACGAAAATTGGGTTCAAGGAAATAAAAGCATCGTTAACGATATTAATTTAAAAGATATTCGTGGCGATTATGACTTAACTGCTGGTGGTAACACATATCAATTAGCAATTTCAGGAGAAATAAGCAAACCTAAAGTAGAAGTAAAACAAGACACTATAAAATTAAAATCAAAACTAAGCTATGCTGACAATTGGATAGACCTATCTTTTTCCACAGACGAAGGAGAGAAAATGTATCGAATGACCGGTGTAGCCGCTAAAAACTCAGAGGACATTTCTGGAAGACTAATTCTTCCAACAGGACGAGAGTCTGCCTTTAAGGCGGTAAAAACCAAAAGTTTTACCGAGAAAGAAAAGGAAGAAAAAGCTACAGAAGCGCCAAAAGTTATGCCAGTTTCCTATCCCAATATTGGTTATGGAAATACTACAAAACCCTCACAAGAAACCATTTTATTTAAAAATGCTACGGTATGGACAGGTGAAAATGATGGCGTTCTAAAAAATACTGATGTACTGGTTAAAAACGGAAAAATCAGTAAAATAGGAACAAATTTAAGTAGTAGTGGCGCAAAAATTGTTGATGCCACAGGGAAACACGTAACTGCGGGCATCATAGATGAACATACCCATATTGCACTATCCTCCGTAAACGAAGGCGGACAAAACTCTTCAGCGGAAGTGACAATGGAAGATGTTGTTGATAATGAGGACATGAACATTTATCACAACTTAGCTGGTGGTGTAACCTCTGCGCAATTACTGCACGGTTCAGCAAATCCTATTGGTGGTCGTTCGGCGATTATTAAATTAAAATGGGGTGAATCGGCTGACAAAATGATTTATAATAACAGTCCTAAGTTTATAAAATTTGCACTTGGAGAAAACGTAAAACAATCGAACTGGGGAAGCTTTAGTCGTTTTCCTCAAACGAGAATGGGTGTTGAACAGGTGTTTATAAACTACTTTCAAAGAGCAAAAGAATATGATGCCTTGAAAAAAAGCGGAAAACCATTCCGTTACGACCAAGAAATGGAAGTTTTGGCCGAAATTTTAAACGGAGAACGTTTTATCAGCTGCCACTCTTACGTACAAAGCGAAATTAATATGTTGATGAAAGTAGCTGACAAATTCAATTTTAAAATCAATACGTTTACGCATATTTTAGAAGGCTATAAAGTTGCCGATAAAATGGCGGAACACGGTGTTGGTGGCTCTACGTTTAGCGATTGGTGGGCATACAAATACGAAGTAAATGATGCTATTCCGTATAACGCAGCGATCATGCACAGTCAAGGGATTACGGTGGCTATTAATAGTGATGATCGTGAAATGTCAAGACGCTTAAATCAAGAAGCTGGAAAAATTGTAAAGTACGGTGGTGTTTCTGAAGAAGAAGCATGGAAAATGGTGACCATAAACCCTGCAAAATTATTGCATATTGATGACAGAACAGGAAGTATTAAAGAAGGCAAAGATGCCGATTTAGTACTTTGGTCAGACCATCCTTTATCGATCTATGCAAAAGCAGAAAAAACAGTTATTGATGGTACCGTATATTTTGATATAGATAGAGACAAACAACAAAGAGAGGCTATTCTCAATGAACGCAACACCTTAATTAACATGATGTTGACCGAAAAAGAAGGTGGAAAACCTACTCAAAAACCAATGAAAAAAGACAAGGAAGAGTTTAATTGCGATAGTATGACCTATAGTAGTAATTAG
- a CDS encoding molybdenum cofactor guanylyltransferase produces the protein MIFPDTLYGLVLSGGKSIRMGTDKGLITYHNKPQREYVYDLLAKVCNKTFLSIRPNQLDEVSKKFEFIADEDEFSGPFNGILSAHKKHPKVAWLVLACDLPLMKIEALEVLISKRNRSKLATAFALKENPLPEPLAAIWEAKGLSRALDFKKSEQGTGPRKFLVHHDVELVFPKDDNVLLNANSESEYVHALKLVSSYE, from the coding sequence ATGATTTTCCCAGATACATTATATGGTTTAGTACTTTCTGGCGGTAAAAGCATCCGAATGGGAACGGACAAAGGATTAATTACTTATCACAACAAACCTCAACGAGAGTATGTTTATGATTTGTTAGCTAAAGTATGCAACAAAACTTTTTTAAGTATCCGCCCAAATCAATTGGATGAGGTTTCTAAAAAATTTGAATTTATCGCAGACGAGGATGAGTTTAGTGGTCCTTTTAATGGGATACTTTCAGCGCATAAAAAACACCCAAAAGTAGCTTGGTTAGTTCTAGCCTGCGATTTGCCGCTGATGAAAATTGAGGCCTTGGAAGTCCTAATTTCAAAACGGAATAGGTCTAAATTAGCCACTGCTTTTGCTTTAAAGGAGAATCCGCTACCAGAACCCTTAGCGGCTATTTGGGAGGCAAAAGGGCTATCACGAGCACTAGATTTTAAAAAAAGTGAACAGGGTACCGGTCCTCGCAAATTTTTAGTTCACCATGATGTGGAACTTGTTTTTCCGAAGGATGACAACGTACTTTTAAACGCTAATTCCGAATCAGAGTATGTACATGCCCTTAAATTAGTGAGTAGTTATGAATAG
- a CDS encoding RNA methyltransferase: protein MNRYKEISSLQNPLIKKVLVLKDKSRERKKTGEFILEGLREFQLALKANYDIKTVFFNEAILSSDQLEKIIPLDHGELEVIKVSKDVYQKIAYRETTEGIIALVKSKSHLLSDLKFKNKNPLILVADATEKPGNLGAILRTADAARLDAVLIVNPKGDLYNPNIIRSSVGCIFTNAIATGSTEEVIAFLKENKIFIYCAALTASENYSKIDYTKASAIVVGTESTGLPIEWLESSTQNIIIPMEGEIDSMNVSVSAAIIIFEAKRQRAM from the coding sequence ATGAACAGGTATAAAGAAATAAGTAGCTTACAAAACCCATTAATTAAAAAGGTTTTAGTCCTAAAAGATAAGTCGCGTGAACGTAAAAAAACAGGTGAATTTATTTTAGAAGGACTACGAGAATTTCAATTAGCCTTAAAAGCTAATTATGATATTAAAACTGTTTTTTTTAATGAAGCCATCCTCTCTAGCGATCAATTAGAAAAAATCATTCCGCTTGATCATGGCGAACTAGAAGTCATTAAAGTTTCTAAAGACGTTTATCAAAAAATAGCCTATCGAGAAACGACTGAAGGTATCATCGCTTTGGTAAAAAGTAAATCGCACCTACTATCCGATTTAAAATTTAAAAATAAAAATCCGCTTATTCTAGTGGCTGATGCCACCGAAAAACCAGGTAACTTGGGTGCTATATTACGAACTGCCGATGCCGCTAGACTAGATGCGGTGCTTATAGTCAATCCCAAAGGCGACCTCTATAACCCCAACATCATTCGTTCCAGTGTAGGTTGTATTTTCACTAATGCTATAGCAACAGGAAGCACAGAAGAGGTGATTGCTTTTTTAAAAGAAAATAAAATTTTTATCTATTGCGCAGCACTTACAGCCTCAGAAAATTATTCGAAAATTGACTACACAAAAGCTAGTGCTATTGTCGTAGGCACCGAATCAACTGGTTTACCTATAGAATGGCTTGAAAGCAGTACTCAAAATATCATCATTCCTATGGAAGGCGAAATAGACTCTATGAATGTGTCGGTCTCCGCCGCAATAATTATCTTTGAAGCCAAAAGACAACGAGCTATGTAG
- a CDS encoding HesA/MoeB/ThiF family protein, whose protein sequence is MNSNRYSRQIQLAQFGEKAQEKLFNAKVLVVGAGGLGIPVLTYLNAMGVGTLGIIDDDVVNISNLQRQVAYRESDVGKLKVDVLTKVLKAQNSETTLIKHYELLTTKNALALISLYDLVVDASDNFGTRYLVNDTCVILKKPFVYGALHGFEGQVSVFNYNEGPTYRCLFPDLPKANTVPNCDENGVLGVIPGIIGNLQALEVVKVITGIGKVLAGKLLLFDALQQNYQKISFKKVPENLEISQLKQHYGFDCATSFSTIDAHSFELILGKKSIQVVDVRTAEEFQEFHLENTIHIPLSDLENKPTELDVSQEIYVLCASGKRSQQAILILEKYFPQTNFINVVGGIQKFKRYDAKH, encoded by the coding sequence ATGAATAGCAATCGATATTCAAGGCAAATTCAACTTGCACAATTTGGTGAAAAAGCACAAGAAAAGCTTTTCAATGCTAAAGTTTTGGTCGTTGGCGCTGGAGGTTTAGGAATTCCGGTACTGACGTATTTAAATGCTATGGGCGTGGGAACACTCGGTATCATCGATGACGATGTCGTTAACATATCTAATTTACAACGCCAAGTGGCTTATCGTGAATCGGATGTTGGAAAACTAAAAGTAGATGTTTTAACCAAAGTTTTAAAGGCTCAAAATTCTGAAACCACCCTAATTAAGCATTATGAATTACTGACCACAAAAAATGCCTTAGCGCTCATTAGTTTGTATGATTTGGTCGTCGATGCCTCTGACAATTTTGGTACACGGTATTTAGTAAATGATACTTGTGTTATTTTAAAGAAACCTTTTGTGTATGGGGCACTACACGGTTTTGAAGGGCAAGTAAGTGTTTTTAATTACAATGAGGGTCCCACCTATCGTTGTTTATTCCCTGACTTACCAAAAGCGAATACTGTTCCTAATTGTGATGAAAATGGCGTTCTAGGAGTTATCCCTGGAATTATCGGGAATTTACAAGCCTTAGAAGTTGTGAAAGTGATCACAGGAATAGGGAAAGTGCTTGCTGGAAAATTATTACTTTTCGATGCCTTGCAACAAAATTATCAAAAAATAAGCTTTAAAAAAGTACCTGAAAATTTAGAAATAAGCCAATTAAAACAGCATTACGGTTTTGATTGTGCCACTAGCTTTTCGACGATTGATGCGCATAGCTTTGAATTAATTTTAGGCAAAAAATCGATTCAAGTAGTAGATGTGCGAACCGCAGAGGAATTTCAAGAATTTCATTTAGAAAATACCATTCATATTCCACTTTCTGATTTAGAAAACAAGCCAACTGAATTAGATGTCTCCCAAGAAATATATGTACTTTGTGCTTCAGGAAAAAGAAGCCAACAGGCAATTTTAATTTTAGAAAAGTACTTTCCCCAAACAAATTTTATCAATGTTGTAGGAGGTATTCAAAAATTTAAGCGCTATGATGCTAAGCACTGA
- a CDS encoding molybdopterin molybdotransferase MoeA, with protein sequence MITYDEAFRRVMLYAKEYGVESVPLLKSNCRVLAETIHADRDFPPFHRATKDGIAINFSSFENGTNTYKIEAVVGAGMPQSELQNTANCLEIMTGAVLPQNTDTIIMYEDIEIKDGFATILSVPEVGQNIHIQGADKLKGTALLEKGLKITPAEIGILASVGKRKVRVTKLPKVLVISTGNELVAVSETPKPHQIRTSNVISLQAALSAEHVSARHMHISDNKKTITKKIKKALKEHDVLLLSGGVSKGKFDFIPEVMDDLGVEKVFHKVLQRPGKPFWFGIHDNLQTLVFSFPGNPVSTFVNYHSYFLPWFKNSIGIGYGDQFVKIDETVSNNTGMMLFHLVKTYWENGSLYASIIANNGSGDLTSLSEADGFICLPHKDTAYEKEALVVFVGTK encoded by the coding sequence ATGATAACATATGACGAAGCTTTTAGAAGAGTGATGCTTTATGCCAAAGAATACGGTGTTGAGTCTGTTCCCTTATTAAAAAGTAATTGCAGAGTTCTTGCAGAAACAATTCACGCAGATCGCGATTTTCCTCCCTTTCATCGCGCTACAAAAGATGGAATTGCCATAAATTTTTCAAGCTTCGAAAATGGAACAAACACCTATAAAATTGAAGCTGTTGTGGGCGCTGGAATGCCTCAGAGCGAACTTCAAAATACTGCCAATTGTTTAGAGATAATGACAGGAGCGGTATTGCCTCAAAATACAGATACCATTATTATGTATGAGGATATTGAAATTAAGGATGGTTTTGCTACTATTTTAAGTGTTCCGGAAGTGGGTCAGAACATCCATATCCAGGGCGCAGACAAATTAAAAGGTACTGCGCTTTTAGAAAAAGGACTAAAAATAACGCCGGCAGAAATTGGTATTTTAGCCTCGGTGGGTAAGCGAAAAGTTAGGGTCACAAAATTACCGAAGGTGCTTGTTATTTCTACTGGAAATGAACTCGTGGCAGTATCAGAAACACCAAAGCCACATCAAATTAGGACTTCAAATGTTATATCACTACAAGCAGCATTAAGCGCAGAGCATGTAAGCGCCAGGCACATGCATATTTCAGATAATAAAAAAACGATAACTAAGAAAATTAAAAAAGCACTAAAAGAACATGATGTTTTGTTATTAAGCGGAGGGGTGTCAAAAGGTAAGTTTGATTTTATACCCGAAGTCATGGATGATTTAGGCGTAGAGAAAGTTTTTCATAAAGTGTTGCAACGCCCCGGAAAACCTTTTTGGTTTGGAATTCATGACAACCTACAAACTTTGGTTTTTTCATTTCCCGGAAATCCTGTTTCTACGTTTGTCAATTACCATAGTTATTTTTTGCCATGGTTTAAAAATTCTATTGGTATCGGCTATGGCGACCAGTTTGTAAAAATAGATGAAACTGTATCAAATAACACTGGAATGATGCTATTTCATCTTGTAAAAACGTATTGGGAAAATGGTTCCTTGTATGCATCCATTATTGCCAATAATGGCTCTGGAGATTTAACTAGCCTTTCTGAAGCGGATGGCTTCATTTGTTTGCCGCACAAAGACACAGCCTATGAAAAAGAAGCATTAGTGGTTTTTGTGGGTACGAAATAA
- a CDS encoding M48 family metallopeptidase — protein sequence MNTQVLFYIIITILTLQFIIETYLEYLNAKHYKDAIPNELNDVYDSEAYQKSQEYKQTNYNFGVLTSAFSFVLTLSFLLFGGFEWIDALARNLSDNPIVIALTFFGIIMIGSDILTTPFSYYATFVIEEKYGFNKSTKKLFILDKVKGWLMTALLGGTILTLILWFFEWAGTNFWMYAWLLVTGFTLIMNLFYSRLIVPLFNKQTPLEEGTLKSKIEHYAATVGFELRNIFIIDGSKRSTKANAYFSGFGKQKRVTLYDTLVNDLSEDEVVAVLAHEVGHYKRNHIVFNLVASIILTGFTLFILSLFINTPEVSLVIGVQQASFHAALIGFGILYSPISEITGLMMNFMSRKFEYEADDYAKFTFAASPLISSLKKLSKNSLSNLTPHPAYVFMHYSHPTLLERIKNLKA from the coding sequence ATGAATACGCAAGTTTTATTTTATATCATCATTACGATTCTTACACTTCAATTTATTATTGAAACCTATTTAGAGTATCTAAATGCAAAACATTATAAAGATGCCATTCCCAATGAATTAAACGATGTTTATGATTCTGAAGCCTATCAAAAATCACAAGAATACAAACAAACGAATTATAATTTCGGGGTACTAACCTCAGCCTTCTCTTTTGTACTTACCCTATCCTTTTTGCTATTTGGTGGTTTTGAATGGATAGATGCACTGGCTAGAAATTTGTCGGATAACCCAATAGTAATCGCTTTAACTTTTTTTGGAATAATTATGATTGGCAGCGATATTCTCACGACACCATTTTCATACTATGCCACCTTTGTGATTGAAGAAAAATACGGCTTTAACAAGTCTACCAAAAAATTATTTATCCTTGACAAAGTAAAAGGATGGTTGATGACGGCGCTATTGGGAGGAACAATTTTGACCTTAATACTTTGGTTTTTTGAATGGGCTGGTACTAATTTTTGGATGTATGCTTGGCTCCTAGTAACTGGTTTTACCTTAATCATGAACCTATTTTACAGTAGATTAATTGTTCCCCTATTTAATAAACAAACCCCGCTAGAAGAAGGCACTTTAAAAAGTAAAATAGAACATTATGCCGCTACAGTGGGTTTCGAGTTGCGCAATATTTTTATCATAGATGGTTCTAAACGCTCGACGAAAGCCAATGCCTATTTCTCAGGATTTGGCAAACAAAAAAGGGTAACGCTCTACGATACATTAGTCAACGATTTAAGTGAAGATGAAGTTGTCGCTGTTTTAGCCCATGAAGTTGGGCATTATAAACGAAATCATATTGTATTTAATTTAGTTGCCTCAATTATTCTTACAGGATTTACCCTGTTTATTTTGTCACTTTTTATAAATACACCAGAGGTATCTTTGGTCATTGGGGTACAACAAGCTAGTTTTCATGCGGCCTTAATTGGCTTTGGAATTTTGTACAGTCCTATTTCTGAAATTACTGGATTGATGATGAACTTTATGTCTCGTAAATTTGAATACGAGGCTGATGATTATGCAAAATTTACTTTTGCCGCGTCTCCCTTAATCTCTTCGCTAAAAAAATTATCAAAAAATAGTTTGAGCAATCTAACACCACATCCTGCCTATGTATTTATGCATTATTCACACCCAACCTTACTAGAAAGAATAAAAAATTTAAAGGCATAA